Proteins encoded in a region of the Macaca mulatta isolate MMU2019108-1 chromosome X, T2T-MMU8v2.0, whole genome shotgun sequence genome:
- the LOC706103 gene encoding melanoma-associated antigen 3 yields MSLEQRSQHCKPEEGLEAQGDALGLVGAQAPATEEQEIASSSSTVVEVTQGEVPAAESPGPPQSPQGASTLPTTNNYTLWSQSDEDSSSQEEEGPSTFPDLESGFQAALSRKVAELVHFLLLKYRAREPVTKAEMLESVMRNCQYFFPVIFSKASDSLQLVFGIELMEVDPVGHLYIFVTCLGLSYDGLLGDNQIMPKAGLLIIVLAIIAKEGDCAPEEKIWEELSVLEVFDEKEDSIFADPRKLLTQDFVQENYLEYRQVPGGDPACYEFLWGPRALLETSYVKVLYHMLKISGGPHFSYPPLHEWALREGEE; encoded by the coding sequence ATGTCTCTTGAGCAGAGGAGTCAGCACTGCAAGCCTGAAGAAGGCCTTGAGGCCCAAGGAGATGCCCTGGGCCTGGTGGGTGCGCAGGCTCCTGCTACTGAGGAGCAGGAGattgcctcctcctcttctaCTGTAGTGGAAGTCACCCAGGGGGAGGTGCCTGCTGCTGAGTCACCGGGTCCTCCCCAGAGTCCTCAGGGAGCCTCCACCCTCCCCACTACCAACAACTACACACTCTGGAGCCAATCTGATGAGGACTCCAGCAGCCAAGAAGAGGAGGGGCCAAGCACCTTTCCTGACCTGGAGTCCGGCTTCCAGGCAGCACTCAGTAGGAAGGTGGCTGAGTTGGTTCATTTTCTGCTCCTCAAGTATCGAGCCAGGGAGCCAGTCACAAAGGCGGAAATGCTGGAGAGTGTCATGAGAAATTGCCAGTACTTCTTTCCTGTGATCTTCAGCAAAGCATCTGATTCCTTGCAGCTGGTCTTTGGCATCGAACTGATGGAAGTGGACCCAGTCGGCCACTTGTACATCTTtgtcacctgcctgggcctctcctACGATGGCCTCCTGGGCGACAATCAGATCATGCCCAAGGCAGGCCTCCTGATAATCGTCCTGGCCATAATCGCAAAAGAAGGCGACTGTGCTCCTGAGGAGAAAATCTGGGAGGAGCTGAGTGTGTTGGAGGTGTTTGACGAGAAGGAAGACAGTATCTTCGCGGATCCCAGGAAGCTGCTCACCCAAGATTTCGTGCAGGAAAACTACCTGGAGTACCGGCAGGTGCCTGGCGGTGATCCTGCATGCTACGAGTTCCTGTGGGGTCCAAGGGCCCTCCTTGAAACCAGCTATGTGAAAGTCCTGTACCATATGCTAAAAATCAGTGGAGGACCTCACTTTTCCTACCCACCCCTCCATGAATGGGCTTTGAGAGAGGGGGAAGAGTGA